The following proteins come from a genomic window of Nostoc sp. ATCC 53789:
- a CDS encoding DUF2973 domain-containing protein produces the protein MLHLLYILAFTILAFMAVGNLIRNLIMFSFDRERTYPTNSSPMNNQGKYGYYSSKKQFVPHPELLDSAGNLIKEPLLVMRSINVEDARQHLDALYEASPGRKSENSEEV, from the coding sequence ATGTTACACCTGCTTTACATTCTTGCTTTTACAATCCTTGCATTTATGGCTGTTGGCAACTTAATTCGTAACCTGATCATGTTCAGTTTTGATCGCGAGCGAACTTACCCAACGAATTCCTCACCAATGAATAATCAAGGTAAATACGGTTATTATTCATCAAAAAAACAGTTTGTACCCCATCCAGAGTTATTAGATAGTGCGGGTAACTTAATTAAAGAGCCGCTTTTGGTAATGCGTTCGATTAACGTTGAAGATGCGCGTCAACATCTAGATGCACTTTACGAAGCATCCCCAGGACGTAAGAGTGAAAACTCAGAAGAAGTATAA
- a CDS encoding DUF2605 domain-containing protein, which produces MSDSNLPGTELLKTVLEPLLEDFQHWFTRSRHLLETEQLSFMSDQEQSDLLLRVKQAQEELSTAKMLFAATDKQVGIDMATLMPWHQLVTECWNVAMRFRQEREV; this is translated from the coding sequence ATGTCAGACTCAAATTTACCAGGGACTGAGTTGCTGAAAACGGTTTTAGAACCACTGCTAGAAGATTTTCAGCATTGGTTTACGCGATCGCGCCATTTACTCGAAACTGAGCAGCTATCATTTATGAGTGACCAAGAACAATCTGATTTGCTCTTACGTGTTAAACAAGCGCAAGAAGAACTAAGTACGGCCAAAATGCTATTTGCTGCTACCGATAAACAAGTCGGAATTGATATGGCAACGTTAATGCCTTGGCATCAATTAGTAACAGAATGCTGGAATGTTGCAATGCGCTTTCGTCAAGAGCGTGAAGTCTAA
- the thrS gene encoding threonine--tRNA ligase gives MSPNSSNQSQQSEQVEKIYLPRTSESENLKKIRHTASHVMAMAVQKLFPKAQVTIGPWIENGFYYDFDSPEPFSENDLKAIKKEMAKIINRKLPVIREEVSREEAARRIQEINEPYKLEILGDIKQEPITIYHLGNEWWDLCAGPHLENISELNPKAIELESVAGAYWRGDETKAQLQRIYATAWESPEQLAEYKRRKEEALRRDHRKLGKELGLFIFSDLVGPGLPLWTPKGTLLRSTLEDFLKQEQLKRGYLSVVTPHIARVDLFKTSGHWQKYKEDMFPLMADDQEAAAQEQGFVMKPMNCPFHIQIYKSELRSYRELPMRLAEFGTVYRYEQSGELGGLTRVRGFTVDDSHLFVTPEQLDSEFLSVVDLILSVFNKLQLKNFKARLSFRDPASDKYIGSDEVWDKAEGAIRRAVETLGMEHFEGIGEAAFYGPKLDFIFSDALDREWQLGTVQVDYNLPERFELEYVAEDGVRKRPVMIHRAPFGSLERLIGILIEEYAGDFPLWLAPVQARLLPVGDTQLDFAKDVVAKMRALGIRAEVDTSGDRLGKQIRNAEKEKIPVMAVVGAKEVETNTLSIRTRASGELGVIAVDEVVDKMKDAIAKFENF, from the coding sequence ATGTCGCCAAATTCATCAAATCAATCACAACAGTCAGAACAAGTTGAAAAAATCTATTTACCACGTACCAGCGAATCGGAGAACTTAAAAAAGATTCGTCACACTGCTTCCCATGTAATGGCAATGGCGGTACAAAAGCTGTTTCCCAAGGCGCAAGTTACAATCGGCCCTTGGATAGAAAACGGTTTTTACTATGACTTCGACAGTCCAGAACCATTTAGCGAAAATGATCTCAAAGCCATCAAAAAAGAGATGGCGAAGATTATCAATCGCAAATTGCCAGTAATTCGAGAAGAAGTCAGCCGCGAAGAAGCCGCACGCCGGATTCAGGAAATTAACGAACCTTACAAGCTAGAAATTCTGGGAGATATCAAACAGGAACCAATCACCATTTACCACCTGGGGAATGAATGGTGGGATTTGTGCGCGGGGCCTCATCTGGAAAATATCAGTGAATTAAACCCGAAAGCAATTGAATTAGAAAGTGTTGCGGGCGCTTATTGGCGTGGGGATGAAACTAAAGCCCAATTACAGCGCATCTACGCCACCGCTTGGGAAAGTCCAGAACAACTGGCTGAATATAAGCGGCGTAAAGAAGAAGCACTACGCCGAGATCATCGGAAACTTGGCAAAGAACTGGGATTATTTATATTCTCTGATTTAGTAGGGCCGGGTTTACCTTTGTGGACACCAAAGGGTACTTTGTTACGGAGTACCTTAGAAGACTTCCTCAAGCAAGAACAATTAAAACGGGGTTACTTATCTGTAGTAACACCTCACATTGCCAGAGTAGATTTATTTAAAACCTCTGGACATTGGCAGAAATATAAAGAAGATATGTTCCCCTTAATGGCAGATGATCAGGAAGCTGCTGCACAGGAACAGGGCTTCGTTATGAAGCCAATGAACTGCCCCTTCCATATCCAAATATATAAGAGTGAGTTACGCTCTTATCGAGAACTACCAATGCGCCTGGCGGAATTTGGTACTGTTTACCGCTACGAACAATCAGGCGAATTGGGCGGTTTAACGCGGGTGCGTGGTTTTACTGTAGATGATTCTCACCTGTTCGTTACTCCAGAACAGCTAGATAGCGAATTCCTCAGTGTGGTGGATTTGATTTTGTCGGTGTTCAATAAGCTGCAACTGAAGAACTTTAAAGCTAGACTCAGTTTCCGCGATCCTGCTAGCGATAAGTATATTGGTTCTGATGAAGTTTGGGACAAAGCCGAAGGTGCGATTCGCCGTGCAGTTGAAACCTTGGGGATGGAACACTTTGAAGGGATTGGAGAAGCCGCATTTTATGGGCCAAAACTTGACTTTATCTTTAGTGATGCCCTGGATCGGGAGTGGCAATTAGGAACAGTGCAGGTAGATTACAATTTACCAGAACGCTTTGAGTTGGAATACGTCGCTGAAGATGGGGTTCGCAAACGTCCAGTGATGATTCACCGTGCGCCTTTTGGTTCACTTGAAAGGTTGATTGGAATCTTAATTGAAGAATATGCGGGCGATTTTCCTTTGTGGTTAGCGCCAGTGCAAGCTAGATTACTACCCGTGGGTGATACACAGCTAGACTTTGCTAAAGATGTGGTGGCGAAGATGAGAGCCTTGGGCATCCGTGCAGAAGTTGATACCAGTGGCGATCGCTTGGGTAAACAAATTCGCAATGCAGAGAAAGAAAAAATACCCGTGATGGCAGTGGTGGGAGCCAAGGAAGTTGAAACCAACACCTTGAGTATCCGTACCCGCGCCTCTGGGGAATTGGGAGTTATCGCTGTTGATGAGGTGGTGGATAAGATGAAGGATGCGATCGCTAAGTTCGAGAATTTCTAA
- a CDS encoding DUF4351 domain-containing protein, giving the protein MSFDNLCKLLSEKHPATFASWVLGTPQTSVKVLKTELSIEPIRADYVTFLQLQGRILHLEFQTKLESTPPLPLRMLDYWVRLYRLYRLPITQVVVLLLPPSPETVIETVFCVETTRHEYRVIRLWEENPELFLNDPALLPLAPLAATTQPQALLQQVVGKVSQLEPRQRPEISAYTQILAGLKYNQDLIRQLFREGMMRESVIYQEILAEGEQRGEQRGRKAEGQLLILRQLTRRVGELPQDMLNRIETLSLEQLENLGEALLDFQAIADLEAWFATLEFN; this is encoded by the coding sequence ATGTCCTTTGATAACCTCTGCAAACTCCTGTCCGAAAAACATCCTGCTACCTTTGCCAGTTGGGTATTAGGAACACCGCAAACTTCCGTCAAAGTCCTCAAAACCGAATTGAGCATTGAACCAATTCGCGCTGATTATGTCACATTTTTACAATTACAAGGACGCATTCTCCATCTGGAATTTCAAACCAAACTAGAATCTACGCCACCCCTACCCTTGCGGATGCTAGATTATTGGGTGCGCTTGTATCGTTTGTATCGTCTACCAATAACGCAAGTTGTCGTATTATTGCTTCCCCCTTCACCAGAAACAGTAATTGAAACTGTCTTCTGTGTGGAAACTACCCGTCACGAATATCGCGTGATTCGCTTATGGGAAGAAAATCCCGAACTATTCCTCAACGATCCAGCTTTGTTACCATTAGCACCACTGGCCGCAACCACGCAACCCCAAGCTTTGTTGCAACAAGTTGTGGGAAAAGTTAGCCAACTTGAGCCAAGACAACGACCAGAAATTTCTGCTTACACCCAAATCTTAGCGGGGTTAAAATACAATCAAGACTTGATTCGACAACTATTTCGGGAGGGTATGATGCGCGAGTCAGTGATTTATCAAGAAATTCTCGCTGAAGGTGAACAACGAGGCGAACAACGAGGACGAAAAGCAGAAGGGCAATTGCTCATTCTCCGTCAACTTACTCGACGGGTGGGAGAATTACCCCAAGATATGCTAAACCGGATTGAAACTCTCTCCTTAGAACAATTAGAAAATCTCGGTGAAGCATTATTGGATTTTCAGGCGATCGCGGATTTAGAAGCCTGGTTTGCTACATTAGAGTTCAATTAA
- a CDS encoding sigma 54-interacting transcriptional regulator, with protein MTSPETVIWLQERTTLGILSPEVLNAIAQVIEEQVVSAETDLVSEGTPPEALYILVEGQLDSNTTNETNPALACGFLPGAVIHLKELLLEELTPLTITTVTECHLWVVPAAKFRALATQYPEIAQAFSRQLVQELAQVTSALGYEQERSVALRPYLVTKAQRGIVGTSRYAVRLREQIREAAADRKSVDIFGEPGLEKDNIAALIHFGSPKRREPIIKVNCGILQTSGADLFGRAGGKPGLLEWLGEGTLVLNNIQELPEELLPPVTQLLKTGMYTPVSRSGETVAQPRPSKARILIVSEKTQPTIERSVGHIIKVPPLRVRKADIQAQVEYYTSLYIRSRGVPKPHITPEALRRLQSYDFPGNLKELKNLVERAIVQAEGTDELTEEIFWPAETKKKRFRVNLLNAYPSLRRFLRSPWWPDRINYGFTATVFAIIVAVLFIGPQTRDRNFVLNLFWAWWWPFFLFLFPFLGRIWCSVCPFMIYGEITQKLSLWLWPRQLKRWPRQQAEKWGGWFMFGLFTLIFLWEELWHLENTAYLSACLLLLITAGAMIFSAIFERRFWCRYLCPIGGMNGLFAKLSMTELRAQQGICSASCTTYQCYKGGPQKGEGMETNGCPLYSHPAQLEDNRDCVLCMTCLKACPHRSVEFNLRPPGIELWTTHVPRTYEVALLFLLLGGIYLHRLPELQSWLGLQLDLTQFWQHFGLSLLVLIIPAIFTFGVYRLLKLLNFNRKPKSFVELAYGYLPLVLGGNLAHYLRLGLGEGGQILPVTFATLGLGGEQLPILVAHPAVIAFLQGTTIIFSVLMTMLLTQKIAKQPVKSLLGQHLAAIALGASLWAIIVF; from the coding sequence ATGACATCTCCAGAAACGGTTATATGGCTACAGGAACGCACCACTTTAGGAATTCTCTCGCCTGAAGTGTTAAATGCGATCGCACAAGTAATTGAAGAACAAGTTGTAAGTGCCGAAACTGACTTAGTTAGCGAAGGCACTCCTCCAGAAGCCCTCTATATTCTCGTCGAAGGTCAACTCGACAGCAATACTACCAATGAAACTAATCCAGCCTTAGCTTGTGGGTTCCTCCCTGGTGCAGTGATTCACCTCAAAGAATTGCTGTTGGAAGAATTAACTCCATTGACAATTACTACCGTAACTGAATGTCATTTGTGGGTTGTACCTGCTGCTAAATTTCGGGCTTTAGCCACCCAATATCCCGAAATTGCTCAGGCTTTTTCTCGCCAATTGGTTCAAGAATTAGCTCAGGTAACATCTGCACTTGGCTATGAACAAGAACGTTCTGTAGCTTTGCGTCCATACTTAGTTACCAAAGCCCAACGCGGAATTGTCGGTACAAGTCGCTATGCTGTGCGCCTGCGGGAGCAAATTCGAGAAGCTGCTGCTGATCGCAAATCAGTAGATATTTTCGGTGAACCAGGGTTAGAAAAAGACAATATAGCAGCACTTATCCACTTTGGTTCTCCAAAACGGCGAGAACCAATCATTAAAGTAAATTGCGGTATTCTGCAAACTAGCGGCGCAGACTTATTTGGTCGCGCTGGCGGTAAACCAGGACTATTAGAATGGTTGGGAGAAGGTACTTTAGTTCTCAATAACATCCAAGAACTACCCGAAGAATTATTACCTCCGGTGACGCAGTTGCTCAAAACTGGTATGTATACCCCCGTCAGTCGTTCTGGAGAAACAGTAGCCCAACCTCGTCCCAGTAAAGCCAGAATTCTGATTGTTTCCGAAAAAACTCAGCCGACAATTGAACGTTCCGTTGGTCACATTATTAAAGTACCACCGCTACGGGTGCGGAAAGCTGATATTCAGGCACAGGTCGAATATTATACCAGTCTCTACATTCGCTCTAGAGGCGTTCCGAAACCGCATATTACCCCAGAAGCTTTACGTCGCCTCCAGTCTTATGATTTTCCTGGGAACCTCAAGGAACTGAAAAATCTGGTTGAAAGAGCGATCGTGCAAGCTGAGGGTACTGATGAATTAACAGAAGAAATTTTCTGGCCAGCCGAAACAAAGAAAAAACGATTTCGAGTAAATCTGTTAAATGCCTATCCTAGTTTGCGGCGGTTTTTGCGTAGTCCTTGGTGGCCCGATCGCATTAACTATGGTTTTACTGCAACGGTTTTTGCAATCATCGTTGCGGTGTTATTTATTGGGCCACAAACCCGCGATCGCAATTTCGTATTAAATCTATTTTGGGCTTGGTGGTGGCCATTCTTCTTATTTCTCTTTCCCTTTTTGGGACGCATCTGGTGTTCTGTTTGTCCCTTCATGATTTACGGCGAAATTACCCAAAAGTTATCTCTCTGGCTGTGGCCACGACAACTCAAACGCTGGCCGAGACAGCAAGCTGAGAAATGGGGCGGATGGTTCATGTTTGGTTTATTCACCCTAATTTTCTTATGGGAAGAACTCTGGCATTTAGAAAATACCGCTTACCTTAGCGCTTGTTTGCTGCTGTTAATTACCGCCGGGGCGATGATTTTTTCTGCCATTTTTGAGCGGCGGTTTTGGTGTCGTTATCTCTGCCCCATTGGTGGGATGAATGGTTTATTTGCCAAACTCTCAATGACGGAACTCCGCGCCCAGCAAGGTATTTGTTCTGCCAGTTGCACTACCTATCAGTGTTATAAAGGTGGGCCGCAAAAGGGCGAAGGGATGGAAACTAATGGATGTCCTTTATACTCCCACCCCGCGCAGTTAGAAGATAACCGAGATTGCGTACTGTGCATGACTTGCCTGAAAGCCTGTCCCCATCGTTCCGTTGAATTCAACTTGCGTCCCCCTGGAATTGAATTGTGGACAACTCATGTACCCCGCACTTATGAAGTAGCATTATTGTTTTTGCTGTTGGGTGGGATATATCTGCATCGCTTGCCAGAATTGCAATCTTGGTTGGGGTTACAATTGGATTTAACTCAGTTTTGGCAGCACTTCGGATTATCGCTGCTAGTGTTAATTATCCCAGCGATCTTTACCTTTGGGGTTTATCGTTTGCTGAAATTGTTGAACTTTAACCGAAAGCCAAAATCATTTGTAGAGCTTGCTTATGGCTATTTACCATTGGTGTTGGGCGGAAACTTGGCTCACTATTTGCGTTTGGGCTTAGGCGAAGGCGGACAGATTTTGCCTGTTACCTTTGCTACTCTTGGTTTGGGTGGAGAACAATTGCCAATATTGGTTGCTCACCCAGCTGTGATTGCCTTTTTGCAAGGTACAACGATAATTTTCTCAGTGTTGATGACTATGTTATTAACGCAAAAAATTGCCAAGCAACCAGTGAAATCGCTCCTTGGGCAACATTTAGCCGCGATCGCTTTGGGAGCTAGTTTGTGGGCAATTATCGTGTTTTAG
- a CDS encoding transaldolase family protein — protein MALYLDSAIASEAEVVKLWGWVKGITTNPTLLSQSDTPPETTLKNLVALTSGPLYYQLVASDKAGMLAEGRKAFEIIGSQTILKIPATPLGFEVVASLSPEITCSVTAIYSAAQAAIAREAGAKIAIAYVNRATRLLGDGIALVRDMASVLKGSDTKILAASIKSPEEAAASLQAGADHLTLPLAMLQAIATHEFSQKTVEEFAKGGIGLR, from the coding sequence ATGGCACTATATCTAGACTCAGCGATCGCATCTGAAGCCGAAGTTGTTAAGCTTTGGGGATGGGTGAAAGGCATTACAACCAATCCCACGCTGTTGTCTCAAAGCGATACTCCACCAGAAACCACGCTCAAAAATTTGGTTGCCTTGACTTCTGGCCCTTTATACTATCAACTTGTGGCATCTGATAAAGCTGGGATGCTAGCTGAAGGTAGAAAAGCTTTCGAGATTATTGGTTCACAAACAATTTTGAAGATTCCCGCAACACCGTTAGGTTTTGAAGTGGTGGCGAGTCTATCACCAGAAATTACCTGTTCGGTGACAGCAATTTACAGTGCAGCACAAGCAGCAATAGCACGGGAGGCGGGAGCTAAAATTGCTATAGCTTATGTAAATCGGGCTACGCGGTTATTAGGTGACGGTATTGCCTTAGTGCGGGATATGGCTAGCGTCCTCAAAGGCAGTGATACGAAAATCTTAGCAGCTAGTATCAAATCTCCAGAAGAAGCAGCCGCATCGTTGCAAGCCGGGGCGGATCATTTGACTTTACCATTGGCAATGTTGCAAGCGATCGCAACTCATGAGTTTTCACAGAAAACTGTTGAAGAATTCGCTAAAGGAGGCATTGGTTTAAGATAA
- a CDS encoding Uma2 family endonuclease: MFAVVTPDTIHLPPGAVVRLPGSWQDYQALNKQLGDRSSPRIKYRDGEILLMAPLPEHGRKVSVIADVVKVLLDHLGREYEAFTPITMELPQESGIEPDYCFYIENWQAIAGKNRINWGVDPSPDLVVEIDITSYTDVNDYLPYRVPEVWLFRKNQLVIYTLQGDVSRQAASLRDAPRTRLRYTVESSSRYFPNINVSEVVTECLKIAYDRNTSAAIRELRRKLANES, translated from the coding sequence ATGTTCGCTGTTGTCACACCCGATACAATCCATTTGCCCCCAGGCGCAGTAGTACGCCTACCCGGAAGTTGGCAAGATTATCAAGCACTGAATAAACAACTAGGCGATCGCTCTTCGCCTCGTATCAAGTATCGAGATGGAGAAATTCTCTTGATGGCACCACTACCAGAACATGGGCGTAAAGTCAGTGTAATTGCAGATGTAGTAAAAGTTTTGCTCGACCATCTGGGGCGAGAATACGAGGCATTTACCCCAATCACAATGGAACTACCACAGGAAAGTGGTATAGAACCAGACTACTGTTTTTATATTGAAAACTGGCAGGCGATTGCAGGTAAAAACCGCATCAATTGGGGCGTTGATCCATCACCCGATTTGGTGGTGGAGATAGACATCACCAGCTACACAGATGTGAATGACTACCTGCCTTATCGAGTACCAGAAGTTTGGTTGTTCAGGAAGAACCAGCTTGTAATTTACACATTGCAAGGTGATGTCTCACGACAAGCCGCTTCTCTGCGAGACGCTCCGCGAACGCGTCTACGCTACACAGTTGAAAGCAGTAGCCGTTATTTCCCTAACATCAATGTGTCAGAGGTAGTCACAGAGTGTTTAAAAATTGCCTACGACCGTAATACTAGCGCCGCAATTCGGGAATTACGACGGAAATTGGCGAATGAGAGTTAA
- a CDS encoding CHASE2 domain-containing serine/threonine-protein kinase: MISGLLKKIRVPFIKVQDSRETSKNKSWLQIILFTSVGVTVFIWGIRELKWLQPWELRVYDEMLRSRPAQAPDRRILLVKITDDDLKREKWALSDRTINQLLKKIESYQPRIVGLYLFQPENNNLAINFQNQDNIVSTCFFSSLGRDEIPPPPNFPIDNVGFSDVVSDNENDQILRRSLLFAYSTDNKCTTSFAFGALIAINYLEKQGIEYKFTNKKELQLGKSLFPRLQPNSGSYQHLDTDGYQILLNYRHPNSLADQVTLTQVLSGQVNSSLFKDRLVIIGTTAANLPPGGFYTPYSTLPDQPARMPALFIHAQIASQLISTVLDGRPLIWYWPDWVEFIWMWGWSLLGGIIVWRWQNPLLLLAVGGTTLLGLVGICIGVFLQAGWVPLIPSALTLVVSSICAIAYTSYQNQRQTQVIILQVEKQQEAIAQLNVLLEDKTAIPDSSLGFPLPVDSPEIKSGNLLLGGRYKISQVLGSGGFGRTYLAQDTQRPGNPTCVVKKLMPARQDTRFLQVARRLFHSEAEILESLGKHHQIPELLAYFEDDQEFYLIQQYIEGHTLSEELPPVQDVQSESFVIEMFKQVLEVLEFVHQHRVIHRDIKPTNIIRCAQDNRLVLIDFGAVKLMQPPTNEQTELATVAIGTRGYAPPEQFAGHPRLCSDIYALGMIGIQAITGIPPQELHPDPETGNVMWRQTVPVSEELAGILDKMVCYHFSDRYQSAAAVLQDLKRM, encoded by the coding sequence GTGATTAGTGGACTATTAAAAAAAATCCGTGTCCCTTTTATCAAAGTTCAGGATTCCCGTGAAACTTCCAAGAACAAAAGCTGGTTGCAGATTATTTTATTTACCAGTGTGGGAGTCACCGTCTTTATCTGGGGAATTCGGGAACTCAAATGGTTACAGCCTTGGGAGTTAAGAGTTTATGATGAAATGTTGCGATCGCGTCCAGCACAAGCACCTGATCGGCGGATTTTGCTAGTAAAAATCACTGACGACGATCTTAAACGAGAGAAATGGGCTTTATCAGATCGGACAATCAATCAGCTATTAAAAAAAATCGAGTCTTATCAACCGCGAATTGTTGGTTTATATCTTTTCCAACCAGAAAACAACAATTTGGCAATTAATTTTCAAAATCAAGATAACATTGTCAGCACTTGTTTTTTCAGCAGTTTGGGTAGAGATGAAATTCCGCCACCGCCTAATTTTCCTATAGATAATGTTGGGTTTAGCGATGTCGTTTCTGACAATGAAAACGACCAAATTCTCCGTCGTAGTTTGTTATTTGCTTACTCTACAGACAATAAATGTACAACATCATTTGCTTTTGGGGCGCTAATAGCGATTAATTATCTAGAGAAACAAGGTATTGAATACAAGTTTACTAATAAAAAAGAATTACAGTTAGGTAAAAGCCTATTCCCGCGTTTACAACCTAATTCCGGTAGCTATCAACATCTGGATACAGATGGCTATCAAATATTATTAAATTATCGTCACCCTAACAGTCTTGCCGATCAAGTAACCCTCACGCAAGTCCTCAGTGGTCAAGTCAATTCCAGTTTATTCAAAGACCGTCTTGTAATTATTGGCACTACTGCGGCTAATTTACCTCCAGGCGGATTTTATACACCCTACAGCACCTTGCCAGATCAACCAGCCAGAATGCCTGCTCTGTTTATTCATGCACAGATAGCAAGTCAACTCATCAGTACAGTGTTGGATGGGCGACCTTTAATTTGGTATTGGCCCGACTGGGTAGAATTTATTTGGATGTGGGGCTGGTCGCTTTTAGGTGGAATTATCGTATGGCGATGGCAAAATCCCTTGCTGTTGCTAGCGGTGGGAGGAACAACTCTACTTGGGTTAGTAGGAATCTGCATTGGTGTGTTTTTGCAAGCTGGATGGGTGCCTTTAATTCCCTCTGCTCTTACTTTGGTTGTTAGTAGTATTTGTGCGATCGCTTATACTAGCTACCAAAATCAGCGACAAACTCAGGTGATTATTCTGCAAGTTGAAAAACAACAAGAAGCGATCGCACAATTAAATGTACTCTTAGAAGACAAAACCGCAATTCCCGATTCGTCTCTTGGTTTTCCTCTCCCAGTTGATTCACCAGAAATAAAATCAGGTAATTTGCTTTTGGGTGGACGCTACAAAATTTCTCAAGTTCTTGGTTCAGGTGGATTTGGTCGCACTTATTTAGCACAGGATACTCAACGACCGGGTAATCCTACTTGTGTAGTTAAAAAGTTAATGCCAGCCCGTCAAGATACACGATTTTTGCAAGTTGCTCGCAGATTGTTTCATAGTGAAGCTGAAATATTAGAATCTTTGGGTAAACATCATCAGATTCCCGAACTACTTGCTTATTTTGAAGATGACCAAGAATTCTATTTAATTCAACAATATATCGAAGGACATACTTTAAGTGAAGAATTACCACCTGTGCAGGATGTGCAAAGCGAATCATTTGTCATAGAGATGTTCAAACAAGTTTTAGAAGTTCTAGAATTTGTTCACCAGCATCGAGTAATTCATCGTGATATCAAACCAACTAATATTATTAGATGCGCTCAAGATAATCGGCTGGTATTGATTGATTTTGGTGCAGTCAAATTGATGCAACCGCCGACTAATGAGCAAACAGAATTAGCCACAGTAGCCATTGGGACACGGGGTTATGCACCTCCAGAACAATTTGCAGGCCATCCCCGTCTATGTAGTGACATTTACGCTTTAGGAATGATTGGTATTCAAGCAATAACTGGAATACCACCGCAAGAACTCCACCCAGATCCAGAAACGGGGAATGTGATGTGGCGGCAAACAGTGCCAGTCAGCGAAGAACTGGCGGGTATTTTAGATAAAATGGTTTGCTATCATTTTAGCGATCGCTATCAATCAGCCGCCGCAGTTTTACAAGATTTAAAACGTATGTAG
- a CDS encoding helix-turn-helix transcriptional regulator: MPAIKQPSIALLVRETRQCLKLSQVKLSTMLGVSFHTVNRWENGRTRPSPLAMKQIEKLLYQMGEPGEALLTKYF, from the coding sequence ATGCCTGCAATCAAACAGCCAAGCATTGCACTGTTGGTTCGTGAGACTCGGCAGTGCCTCAAACTATCACAGGTAAAACTGTCAACGATGTTAGGAGTTTCATTCCACACTGTAAATCGATGGGAAAATGGACGAACACGACCTTCGCCACTCGCTATGAAACAAATTGAAAAGCTATTATACCAGATGGGAGAACCTGGTGAGGCACTTTTAACGAAATATTTTTAA
- a CDS encoding sulfonate ABC transporter substrate-binding protein yields MLSNTVIKTSPIIRRFALLVMPGFLALSTTLISCTSPNGNTNSATEPKADPAATKTIALKTKVLRMGYQSSGDLVRVRGVLEKRLEPLGVKVEWAQFAQGPQLMEAMNVGKIDVGSVGETPPIFAQAAGARIVYLAGRRITATSGKGSAIVVPKGSPIKSLVQIKGQKVVFQKGSASHYFIIKALEEVGLKYSDIQVLSMPNVEARGAFIQGTIPVWVTGDPHLALVEKLHGARVLRDATNIGTPGGYYVGTREFAKENPELLRIILEEIDKNGQWAETNRQEVAKLIAPVLKIDLPIQEIISGRANYRLKGITPELMKAQQSVADLFYNEKILPKKIDVQEALLTSKEYAAITPPTLISEK; encoded by the coding sequence ATGTTGAGCAATACTGTAATAAAAACTTCACCAATTATCAGAAGATTTGCATTGTTGGTAATGCCTGGCTTTTTGGCTTTATCTACCACATTAATTAGTTGTACATCGCCCAATGGAAATACAAATAGTGCAACCGAACCAAAAGCAGATCCAGCCGCAACAAAAACCATTGCTTTGAAAACAAAAGTTCTACGAATGGGTTATCAAAGCTCTGGTGACTTAGTTAGAGTGAGAGGAGTTTTAGAAAAACGTTTAGAACCTTTGGGTGTTAAAGTTGAGTGGGCACAATTTGCCCAAGGGCCGCAATTAATGGAAGCGATGAATGTCGGCAAAATTGATGTCGGTTCAGTTGGAGAAACCCCTCCTATTTTTGCCCAAGCTGCTGGTGCAAGAATTGTCTATCTTGCTGGTAGACGAATTACTGCTACTTCCGGTAAAGGGAGTGCAATTGTAGTTCCTAAAGGTTCTCCAATTAAGAGTTTAGTGCAAATTAAAGGACAAAAAGTAGTCTTTCAAAAAGGTTCAGCTTCTCACTATTTCATTATCAAAGCTTTAGAAGAAGTTGGCTTAAAATATAGTGATATTCAAGTATTAAGTATGCCCAATGTCGAAGCTCGTGGTGCATTTATTCAGGGCACTATTCCTGTTTGGGTAACAGGCGATCCTCATTTAGCTTTGGTAGAAAAACTCCACGGTGCGCGGGTGTTGAGAGATGCGACAAATATCGGTACTCCAGGCGGATACTATGTAGGAACACGGGAGTTCGCTAAAGAAAATCCCGAATTACTTCGGATTATCTTGGAAGAGATTGATAAAAATGGTCAATGGGCAGAAACAAATCGTCAAGAAGTAGCCAAACTCATAGCACCTGTACTTAAAATTGATTTACCCATTCAAGAAATAATTTCTGGACGCGCTAATTATCGATTAAAAGGAATTACCCCAGAATTGATGAAAGCTCAACAAAGTGTTGCCGATTTATTTTATAACGAAAAAATTCTTCCCAAAAAGATTGATGTTCAGGAAGCACTGCTGACATCCAAAGAATATGCAGCTATTACTCCACCAACATTGATCAGTGAAAAATAG